One Ammoniphilus sp. CFH 90114 genomic window carries:
- a CDS encoding phosphate butyryltransferase — MKTLSDVLQAAKESPCLRVSVAVAEDAEVLQSVASAVREDIAQFLLFGNKERIREIAEQECISLEGAEIVNTRDPMRACRDAVASVNKGDADVVMKGMVSTRDILKSVLDKDVGLRSGKVLSHVAVFDMPRYDRFIFLSDAAMNIAPTLDQKIQIIENCAQVCRALGVMRPKVACVAAVETVNMDMQATVEAALLSKMAERGQIRGIDIDGPLGLDNAVSIEAAKHKGITGNVAGNADVLLVPDIESGNILYKSMVYFAGARVGGMIAGAKAPIIVTSRADTHESRLYSIALACVTAYHTYNQGIMRRLIHT; from the coding sequence ATGAAAACCTTATCGGATGTTTTGCAAGCCGCAAAAGAGTCTCCATGCTTAAGAGTTTCGGTAGCGGTTGCTGAGGATGCTGAAGTGTTGCAATCCGTAGCTTCTGCTGTGAGAGAAGATATTGCTCAATTTTTGCTCTTTGGGAATAAGGAGCGAATACGCGAAATTGCAGAACAGGAATGCATCTCATTAGAAGGCGCAGAGATCGTGAATACGAGAGATCCCATGAGGGCCTGTCGTGACGCTGTTGCCTCGGTCAATAAGGGGGATGCTGATGTTGTGATGAAAGGGATGGTCTCGACAAGGGATATCTTAAAGTCCGTATTGGATAAGGACGTAGGGCTGCGGTCAGGTAAGGTGCTTAGCCATGTAGCTGTCTTTGATATGCCCCGTTATGATCGGTTTATATTCTTATCTGATGCGGCAATGAATATCGCTCCGACATTAGACCAAAAGATACAAATTATCGAAAACTGTGCTCAAGTATGTCGGGCACTAGGGGTCATGAGACCGAAGGTAGCCTGTGTAGCAGCGGTGGAGACCGTAAACATGGATATGCAGGCCACTGTGGAAGCGGCTTTGTTGAGTAAAATGGCTGAGCGAGGTCAGATCAGAGGAATCGATATCGATGGTCCACTTGGCCTCGATAATGCCGTTTCCATAGAAGCAGCTAAGCACAAAGGGATCACGGGAAATGTAGCAGGAAATGCAGATGTTCTCCTTGTACCGGATATTGAATCTGGAAACATTTTATATAAATCTATGGTGTATTTCGCAGGCGCCAGGGTAGGAGGCATGATTGCTGGAGCTAAGGCACCGATTATTGTCACATCACGTGCCGACACGCATGAATCCAGGTTGTACTCTATTGCTTTAGCGTGTGTTACCGCTTATCACACTTACAATCAAGGGATCATGAGACGATTGATTCATACATGA
- the bcd gene encoding branched-chain amino acid dehydrogenase yields MIFEYMEKYDYEQLVFCQDKNSGLKAIIAIHDTTLGPALGGTRMWTYATEEEAIIDALRLARGMTYKAAASGLNLGGGKTVIIGDPRKDKNEEMFRAFGRFIQGLNGRYITAEDVGTTVADMDLIHMETEYVTGVSPAFGSSGNPSPVTAFGVYRGMKAAARVAFGTDSLEGKTVAVQGVGNVAYHLCRYLHEEGAKLIATDINQDNVYRVVQEFGAQAVGVQDIYGVECDIFSPCALGAIINDETIPQLKAKVIAGAANNQLKEDRHGDMITEMGLIYAPDYVINAGGLINVADELLGYNRDRALKKVETIYDNILRVFEIAKRDGIPTYKAADRLAEERMESVKRSRSTFLRNERNILNRTIR; encoded by the coding sequence ATGATTTTTGAGTACATGGAGAAGTACGACTATGAACAGTTAGTTTTTTGCCAAGATAAGAACTCCGGGTTAAAAGCAATTATTGCTATTCATGATACAACGTTGGGCCCAGCTTTAGGCGGTACCAGAATGTGGACCTATGCGACGGAAGAGGAAGCAATTATTGATGCTTTGCGCCTTGCAAGAGGGATGACATATAAAGCGGCAGCATCGGGACTTAACTTGGGCGGGGGGAAAACGGTCATTATCGGTGACCCTAGGAAAGATAAAAACGAAGAGATGTTTCGAGCCTTTGGACGATTTATTCAAGGGTTGAATGGGCGCTATATCACTGCCGAGGATGTGGGCACAACGGTAGCTGATATGGATCTCATTCACATGGAGACAGAATATGTTACAGGGGTATCCCCTGCTTTTGGAAGCAGCGGCAATCCCTCCCCTGTTACAGCCTTCGGTGTATATCGCGGAATGAAGGCGGCTGCTAGAGTTGCATTCGGCACTGACAGCCTTGAAGGAAAGACCGTGGCCGTACAAGGTGTGGGGAATGTTGCCTACCATTTATGTCGCTATCTTCATGAAGAGGGGGCTAAGTTAATTGCAACGGATATAAACCAGGATAACGTCTATCGGGTAGTCCAAGAATTCGGCGCTCAGGCTGTTGGTGTTCAGGATATCTATGGCGTTGAATGTGATATTTTTTCTCCTTGTGCCCTTGGAGCGATCATTAATGACGAAACGATTCCACAATTGAAGGCTAAAGTTATCGCTGGTGCAGCCAACAACCAGCTCAAAGAAGATCGGCACGGGGATATGATTACAGAGATGGGGCTTATTTATGCTCCTGATTATGTTATTAATGCAGGAGGACTCATCAACGTAGCGGATGAATTGCTGGGCTACAATAGAGATCGGGCTCTTAAGAAGGTAGAGACGATTTATGACAATATATTAAGGGTATTTGAGATTGCGAAGCGTGATGGAATTCCTACGTATAAAGCAGCAGACCGATTAGCTGAAGAAAGAATGGAATCGGTGAAGAGATCGCGCAGCACCTTCCTTCGAAACGAAAGAAACATTCTTAATCGCACGATTCGTTAA
- the buk gene encoding butyrate kinase has product MRNVIRLLVINPGSTSTKIGIYDNEKCIIEETLRHDAETLDPFPRIMDQYSFRKQAILDALSEKGMNIMKLNGVVGRGGVLHPVPGGTYRINPSMLEDLKSAKYGEHASNLGALIAFEIADSLHIPGFIVDPVVVDEMDDIARLSGHPHFQRKSIFHALNQKAVAREVANDLGKRYEELQAIVAHLGGGISIGAHRRGRVVDVNNALAGEGPFSPERAGTLPVSDIVKVCYSGKYTMDEVMRWLVGQGGLVGYLGTNDARVVEARIASGDPKATRVYKAMAYQISKEIGALATVLQGHVDVVILTGGLAYSRHLMQWIESQVRWIAPVTIVPGENELQALAQGGLRVLREEEQALEYPGHVQRIEEVIEK; this is encoded by the coding sequence ATGCGTAACGTCATTCGACTACTGGTCATAAATCCTGGCTCTACTTCAACGAAGATCGGCATTTACGACAATGAAAAGTGCATCATTGAAGAAACACTAAGGCATGATGCGGAAACTCTAGACCCATTTCCACGCATTATGGACCAATACTCTTTTCGCAAGCAGGCCATCTTAGATGCGCTCAGCGAGAAGGGAATGAATATCATGAAGCTTAATGGAGTCGTTGGGCGAGGCGGAGTATTGCATCCCGTTCCCGGCGGAACTTATCGGATCAATCCATCCATGCTTGAGGATCTAAAGTCTGCGAAATATGGAGAACACGCATCCAACCTAGGAGCGCTCATTGCTTTTGAGATCGCTGATTCCCTTCATATCCCTGGCTTTATTGTAGACCCTGTTGTGGTTGATGAGATGGATGATATAGCTAGGTTATCCGGTCACCCTCATTTTCAGAGGAAGAGCATTTTCCATGCCCTAAATCAAAAAGCGGTTGCAAGAGAGGTTGCAAACGACCTAGGAAAGCGTTATGAAGAACTTCAAGCTATTGTCGCTCATCTGGGTGGCGGGATCTCCATTGGTGCTCATCGTAGAGGCAGGGTCGTTGATGTTAATAACGCTTTGGCTGGAGAGGGGCCATTTTCACCTGAGAGAGCAGGCACATTGCCTGTTTCGGATATCGTGAAGGTATGTTATTCAGGGAAGTACACAATGGATGAAGTAATGAGATGGCTTGTAGGCCAAGGTGGATTAGTCGGGTATTTAGGTACGAATGACGCGAGAGTAGTCGAGGCTCGAATAGCTTCGGGTGATCCTAAAGCAACACGGGTCTATAAGGCTATGGCGTATCAGATCTCTAAGGAAATTGGCGCCTTAGCTACTGTCTTGCAAGGCCATGTAGATGTCGTGATCCTTACTGGTGGCCTTGCGTATAGCCGTCATCTCATGCAATGGATAGAGAGCCAAGTGCGTTGGATTGCTCCCGTTACTATCGTGCCAGGAGAAAATGAATTGCAAGCGCTTGCGCAAGGAGGGCTTCGGGTTTTAAGAGAGGAAGAGCAAGCATTGGAATACCCAGGCCATGTCCAACGTATAGAAGAAGTAATTGAAAAATAA
- the lpdA gene encoding dihydrolipoyl dehydrogenase, with translation MSANEFDLVVLGGGTGGYVSAIRASQLGMKVAVVEKDKLGGTCLHRGCIPSKALLRSAEVYHTMTRSNEYGIEIEGLAANFRKMQERKQKIVDQLHRGVQQLMKKGKISVFHGEGRIMGPSIFSPQAGAVAVTKKDGDSEILVPKYLLVATGSRPRTLPGLDIDGEYVLTSDEALQLEQLPKSIIIVGGGVIGIEWASMLNDLGVEVQIVEFAERILPLEDADISKEMARLLKKRKITIHTGARVLPESLTKGDNGVSIKADKKSGSLEIHAEKLLICVGRMANVENIGLDNTDAKVEGGYIQVNPYFQTAENHIYAIGDVIGGLQLAHVASHEGMKAVEHMAGLDVSSLDYSKVPKVTYSRPEVANVGLTEEEAKVKGLSVKTGVFHFRAIGKALVHGESDGFVKLISDEKTDDLIGVHMIGPHVSDLIAEGALATVLNATPWEISHTIHPHPSLSEIMGEAALALNGKAIHS, from the coding sequence ATGTCAGCAAATGAATTTGATTTGGTTGTATTAGGAGGAGGCACCGGTGGCTATGTTTCTGCAATTCGTGCTAGTCAGCTCGGTATGAAAGTGGCAGTAGTAGAGAAAGACAAATTGGGTGGTACTTGTCTGCATCGGGGATGCATTCCAAGTAAAGCACTCCTCCGTTCAGCTGAAGTCTACCATACTATGACTCGAAGTAATGAATATGGCATAGAGATCGAAGGTTTAGCCGCTAACTTTAGAAAAATGCAGGAGCGTAAGCAGAAGATTGTGGATCAGTTACACAGAGGTGTTCAACAACTAATGAAAAAGGGGAAGATTAGTGTCTTTCATGGGGAAGGGCGAATTATGGGTCCTTCCATTTTCTCCCCGCAAGCAGGCGCTGTGGCTGTAACGAAGAAGGATGGAGATTCAGAGATTCTCGTACCCAAGTATCTCTTAGTGGCTACAGGTTCAAGGCCGAGAACCCTACCAGGGCTTGATATAGACGGTGAGTACGTGTTAACAAGCGATGAGGCGTTGCAACTTGAGCAATTGCCAAAGTCTATCATCATTGTCGGCGGTGGAGTGATAGGAATTGAGTGGGCCTCCATGTTAAATGATTTGGGTGTTGAGGTGCAAATCGTAGAGTTTGCTGAACGGATTCTTCCTCTAGAAGATGCGGATATTAGCAAGGAAATGGCCCGATTACTGAAAAAGAGGAAAATAACCATCCACACAGGTGCAAGAGTATTACCGGAATCTCTGACTAAAGGGGATAATGGCGTGTCCATCAAGGCTGATAAGAAGTCTGGTAGCTTAGAAATTCATGCGGAAAAACTGTTGATCTGTGTCGGTCGGATGGCGAATGTGGAAAACATCGGTTTAGACAACACAGACGCAAAAGTAGAAGGTGGCTATATCCAGGTTAATCCATATTTTCAGACTGCTGAGAACCATATCTATGCTATAGGTGATGTTATTGGTGGACTGCAGCTGGCTCATGTCGCTTCTCACGAAGGGATGAAGGCTGTAGAGCATATGGCTGGACTCGATGTCTCCTCCTTGGATTATAGTAAGGTACCTAAAGTAACCTATAGCCGACCTGAAGTAGCCAACGTTGGTCTAACCGAAGAGGAGGCTAAAGTAAAAGGATTAAGCGTGAAAACCGGTGTTTTCCACTTTCGAGCAATCGGGAAGGCTCTGGTTCATGGGGAATCTGATGGGTTTGTTAAATTGATCTCAGATGAAAAGACAGACGATCTTATTGGTGTGCATATGATTGGTCCCCATGTTTCTGATTTAATCGCAGAAGGAGCACTAGCTACTGTATTAAATGCCACTCCTTGGGAAATTAGCCATACCATTCATCCTCATCCTTCCTTGTCAGAAATCATGGGAGAAGCTGCACTGGCTCTCAATGGTAAAGCCATTCACTCGTAA
- a CDS encoding thiamine pyrophosphate-dependent dehydrogenase E1 component subunit alpha, whose product MSKNRHHELGLSDEQVRQMYYYMLLSRKVDERMWLLNRAGKIPFVISCQGQEAAQVGAAFAFDKSKDYICPYYRDMGVVTVFGMTARELMLSAFAKLEDPNSGGRQMPGHFGSKKYRILTGSSPVTTQVPHAVGMALAGRMEGKDLVVFTSFGEGSSNQGDFHEGANFAGVHRLPVIFFCENNKYAISVPLSKQVACESIADRAKGYGFPGISINGNDPLEVYKATKQAVDRARNGEGPTLVEAVTYRLVPHSSDDDDRAYRSRDEVEKAKERDPLLLFNRYLKETGALDEAMENVIHDRVAKEVDEGTEYAENAPYPTPESTLNHVYKEKA is encoded by the coding sequence ATGAGTAAGAACAGGCATCATGAGTTAGGATTATCTGACGAGCAAGTTAGGCAAATGTATTACTATATGTTGTTGTCTCGAAAAGTAGATGAACGGATGTGGCTTCTTAATCGAGCTGGAAAAATCCCTTTCGTTATCTCCTGTCAAGGTCAGGAAGCGGCCCAAGTCGGAGCGGCATTTGCCTTTGATAAATCGAAGGATTATATCTGCCCTTACTATCGGGATATGGGTGTCGTTACTGTATTTGGGATGACAGCTCGAGAACTCATGTTATCTGCTTTTGCAAAGCTTGAGGACCCCAATAGTGGAGGACGTCAGATGCCGGGACACTTTGGTTCAAAAAAATATCGTATTTTAACAGGTTCAAGTCCTGTCACTACGCAGGTTCCCCATGCAGTGGGCATGGCTCTCGCCGGCCGGATGGAGGGCAAGGACCTTGTGGTATTCACCTCTTTTGGCGAGGGTTCCAGCAACCAGGGTGATTTCCATGAAGGGGCCAATTTTGCTGGGGTTCACCGTTTACCTGTTATTTTCTTCTGCGAGAACAATAAATATGCAATTTCCGTTCCCTTATCGAAACAAGTAGCTTGCGAGAGCATTGCAGATCGAGCAAAAGGCTACGGTTTTCCTGGTATCAGTATAAACGGAAATGATCCATTAGAGGTCTACAAAGCTACGAAGCAAGCTGTGGATCGAGCTAGAAATGGGGAAGGTCCAACCTTAGTTGAAGCTGTAACGTATCGGTTGGTCCCTCATTCCAGCGATGATGATGATCGTGCTTATCGTTCACGTGATGAAGTAGAAAAAGCCAAAGAAAGGGATCCGCTCTTACTTTTCAATAGATACTTAAAGGAAACAGGGGCTCTTGACGAAGCCATGGAAAACGTCATTCATGACCGAGTGGCGAAGGAAGTAGATGAGGGGACGGAATACGCAGAAAATGCACCTTATCCAACACCTGAAAGCACGCTTAACCACGTCTATAAGGAAAAAGCTTAA
- a CDS encoding alpha-ketoacid dehydrogenase subunit beta, translating to MPVISYIDAVTQALREEMQRDKKVFILGEDVGVRGGVFRATQGLYEEFGEQRVIDTPLAESAIVGVAIGAAAYGLKPVAEIQFADFIMPAVNQIVSEAAKMRYRSNSDWNCPLVIRAPYGGGVHGALYHSQSVEAMFCNTPGLKVVAPSTPYDAKGLLKAAIRDEDPVLFFEHKRCYRLIKGEVPDTDYTLPIGTADVKREGEDITVISYGLTLHFALQAAEKLEADGFSAHILDLRTLYPLDKESIVQAARKTGKVLIIHEDNKEGGVGAEVSAVIAEECLFELDAPIKRLCGPDVPAMPYSPPMEKFFMLNPDKVYLAMKELAQF from the coding sequence ATGCCAGTCATTTCCTATATTGATGCCGTGACGCAGGCCCTGCGTGAAGAAATGCAACGGGATAAAAAAGTGTTCATTTTGGGGGAAGATGTTGGAGTTAGGGGAGGGGTATTTCGTGCTACACAAGGACTCTATGAAGAGTTTGGGGAGCAGCGTGTGATCGATACACCTTTGGCTGAGTCAGCCATCGTAGGGGTAGCTATTGGTGCAGCTGCCTACGGATTGAAGCCTGTAGCGGAGATTCAGTTTGCCGATTTCATCATGCCTGCTGTAAATCAAATTGTAAGTGAAGCAGCGAAAATGCGATATCGTTCAAACTCGGACTGGAACTGTCCATTAGTCATTCGTGCACCTTATGGAGGGGGTGTACATGGTGCGCTCTATCACTCGCAAAGTGTAGAAGCCATGTTTTGCAACACACCGGGTCTTAAAGTCGTGGCCCCTTCTACTCCCTATGATGCAAAGGGGTTACTAAAGGCTGCTATCCGCGATGAAGACCCCGTTCTCTTCTTTGAACATAAGCGTTGCTATCGCCTTATTAAGGGAGAAGTACCAGATACAGATTATACGCTTCCCATCGGAACTGCGGACGTAAAACGAGAAGGAGAGGACATTACGGTCATTTCTTACGGATTAACGCTTCATTTCGCCCTTCAAGCTGCAGAAAAATTAGAAGCAGATGGGTTTAGTGCTCATATTTTAGACTTGCGTACACTTTATCCGTTAGATAAGGAATCCATTGTGCAGGCTGCGAGGAAAACGGGGAAAGTGCTTATTATCCACGAGGATAACAAAGAGGGAGGTGTAGGAGCTGAGGTATCCGCCGTGATTGCTGAAGAATGCTTATTCGAATTGGATGCCCCGATCAAGCGCCTATGTGGTCCCGATGTACCGGCTATGCCATATAGTCCCCCCATGGAAAAATTCTTCATGTTAAATCCCGATAAAGTGTACCTTGCTATGAAGGAATTGGCTCAATTCTAA
- a CDS encoding dihydrolipoamide acetyltransferase family protein codes for MAEQVLMPQLGESVTEGTISKWLVKVGDRVNKYEALCEVNTDKVNAEVPSTLSGIITQIVIPEGDTVAVGTLICYISTNGEEAIEKTDEKVKTDPHTTARVGSEESMKQRYSPAVLKLAQDHHIDLGRIQGTGAGGRITRKDVQAVIDQGGGQQDLDVKSIANEPALSPQVESAVITKKASDAMLREGDEVLPLTGVRRTIATRMVQSKHDAPHAWTMIECDVTNLVKWRNEVKDDFKKREGFNLTFLPFFIKAVVESIKEFPIMNAAWGGDKIIIKKAINISIAVATDDALYVPVLRDADQKSIYGLAKAIDELARKTRAGKLTIEDMAGGTFTCNNTGSFGSVLSAPIINQPQAAILSMESIVKRPAVIDESMIAIRDMVNLCLSLDHRILDGLVCGRFLQSVKTKLEAYGPGTKIY; via the coding sequence ATGGCGGAACAAGTGTTAATGCCCCAGCTTGGTGAGAGTGTGACTGAAGGCACTATCTCAAAGTGGCTAGTCAAAGTAGGGGATAGGGTAAATAAATATGAGGCTCTTTGCGAAGTGAATACCGATAAGGTAAACGCGGAAGTCCCGTCCACGTTAAGCGGCATTATTACACAGATTGTCATTCCGGAAGGGGATACGGTAGCGGTAGGTACACTGATATGCTATATTTCCACAAACGGAGAAGAAGCTATAGAGAAAACAGATGAGAAAGTGAAGACTGATCCCCATACTACAGCAAGAGTTGGTTCTGAGGAATCGATGAAGCAACGGTATTCTCCAGCGGTTCTGAAGCTAGCTCAGGATCATCATATAGATTTAGGCAGAATTCAAGGAACGGGAGCTGGAGGTAGAATCACACGAAAGGACGTGCAAGCGGTCATTGATCAAGGAGGAGGCCAACAAGACCTTGACGTTAAGTCGATTGCTAACGAACCGGCTTTATCCCCTCAGGTTGAATCTGCTGTCATCACGAAGAAAGCATCTGATGCTATGCTCAGAGAAGGTGACGAGGTTCTACCTTTAACCGGTGTCCGTCGCACGATTGCCACCCGCATGGTTCAAAGCAAACACGATGCTCCACATGCATGGACCATGATAGAATGTGATGTCACGAATCTGGTGAAATGGCGAAATGAAGTCAAGGATGACTTTAAGAAGAGAGAAGGCTTTAACCTTACTTTTTTGCCTTTCTTTATAAAGGCCGTGGTAGAATCGATAAAAGAGTTCCCCATTATGAACGCTGCGTGGGGTGGAGATAAAATCATAATCAAGAAGGCCATTAACATTTCTATAGCTGTGGCGACTGACGATGCTCTTTACGTTCCAGTTCTTCGCGACGCGGACCAGAAAAGTATTTATGGCCTCGCTAAGGCTATAGATGAATTAGCCCGGAAGACTCGAGCGGGTAAGCTAACCATAGAGGATATGGCAGGGGGTACCTTTACTTGCAATAATACTGGCTCATTCGGATCTGTCCTGTCTGCTCCTATCATTAATCAGCCTCAAGCGGCCATTTTGAGTATGGAATCCATAGTAAAGAGACCTGCCGTTATCGATGAGAGTATGATCGCGATTCGTGATATGGTCAATCTATGCTTGTCATTGGACCATCGCATTCTTGATGGACTGGTGTGTGGAAGATTTCTGCAGAGTGTGAAGACGAAACTAGAAGCCTATGGACCAGGTACGAAGATTTACTAA
- the prli42 gene encoding stressosome-associated protein Prli42, with protein sequence MIPKKYIKMVVYLIIVTMLLSTLIMGVGFFY encoded by the coding sequence ATGATTCCAAAGAAGTATATAAAGATGGTCGTCTATTTAATTATTGTGACCATGTTGCTATCCACCCTCATTATGGGTGTAGGATTTTTTTATTAA
- the ftsW gene encoding putative lipid II flippase FtsW: MPKSRGIPDFLLLFMTLALVGFGILMVFSASYILAYNDPNYSDSLYFVKKQVTWAVLGSIMMLVTMNIPYTFYKKNFPIIVILSFCLLFLVYTPLGVVINGARSWVRLGSFSFQPAEFAKLGLIIYLAGLIAKKGDKFRTWKKGLFPALIVSGTFFIAIAEHDFGGGFILFASALAVIFAGGAHLKQLATLCIPVAVAALLLVITTPYRLTRITTFLDPWNDGMNGLGTGFQLIQSLYAIAHGSYYGVGFGKSIQKYLYLPYPQTDFIFAVIAEEFGLVGCLVFILFFVLFLWRIIHITLKCQDTFAQLVGIGVVSMISIQTFINIGGVTGIIPITGVTLPFISYGGTSLLICMISMGIILSISREISKKSVDNKPSAKGLSIGG; encoded by the coding sequence ATGCCCAAATCACGTGGGATCCCTGATTTCCTTTTACTTTTCATGACATTAGCCTTAGTCGGATTCGGCATACTCATGGTCTTTAGCGCTAGTTATATACTTGCTTATAACGATCCCAATTATAGCGACAGTCTCTACTTTGTTAAGAAACAAGTCACTTGGGCTGTCCTTGGATCCATCATGATGCTAGTGACCATGAACATCCCTTATACGTTCTATAAAAAAAATTTTCCTATCATCGTTATCCTTTCTTTTTGTTTGCTCTTTCTCGTTTACACCCCACTTGGTGTGGTGATTAACGGGGCACGCAGCTGGGTGAGATTAGGTTCCTTTTCCTTTCAACCAGCGGAATTTGCTAAGCTCGGATTAATTATCTACTTAGCCGGTCTGATTGCAAAAAAAGGGGACAAGTTCCGTACATGGAAGAAAGGTCTCTTCCCGGCCCTTATCGTCAGTGGTACTTTTTTTATTGCGATTGCAGAGCATGACTTTGGTGGTGGCTTTATCCTTTTTGCCAGTGCTTTAGCTGTTATATTTGCAGGGGGCGCGCATTTGAAGCAATTAGCAACCCTCTGTATTCCAGTTGCCGTGGCAGCCCTGCTGTTGGTCATCACAACTCCGTATCGTCTGACTAGGATCACGACCTTCCTAGATCCTTGGAATGACGGCATGAACGGCCTAGGAACCGGATTCCAGCTGATTCAGTCTTTGTACGCGATTGCGCATGGATCTTATTACGGTGTAGGGTTCGGCAAGAGTATTCAAAAATACTTATATTTACCTTATCCCCAAACTGATTTTATCTTTGCCGTAATAGCTGAAGAATTTGGTTTGGTTGGATGCCTTGTGTTTATCTTATTTTTTGTTTTATTCTTATGGCGAATTATTCATATCACATTGAAGTGTCAAGATACTTTTGCTCAGCTTGTTGGAATTGGTGTCGTCAGTATGATTTCGATTCAGACCTTTATTAATATTGGTGGAGTTACCGGGATCATCCCGATTACAGGTGTGACGCTCCCCTTTATTAGTTACGGGGGAACCTCCCTATTAATCTGTATGATTAGTATGGGTATCATTCTGAGCATTTCTAGGGAAATCTCGAAGAAATCAGTAGACAATAAGCCTTCAGCGAAAGGGCTTAGTATAGGAGGTTAA
- the mce gene encoding methylmalonyl-CoA epimerase → MSVKPPKQIEHIGIAVRSLEESVPFYTELLGLKLLGYETVESEKVRVAFLEIGETRLELLEATSPDSPIAQFIDKKGEGIHHIALQVDNSVERLQDLKEKGIRLIHEVPKPGAHGNLVAFLHPKSTNGVLLELCQPGKDEHHRNGE, encoded by the coding sequence ATGTCTGTTAAACCGCCAAAGCAGATCGAGCATATTGGTATTGCAGTTAGAAGTCTTGAGGAATCTGTTCCATTTTATACTGAATTGCTCGGCTTAAAGCTGCTTGGGTATGAAACGGTGGAAAGTGAAAAGGTTCGCGTGGCCTTCTTAGAAATCGGAGAGACTCGTCTAGAACTGTTAGAAGCGACAAGCCCGGATAGCCCCATTGCCCAATTTATTGATAAAAAAGGAGAAGGGATTCATCATATTGCGTTACAGGTAGATAATTCGGTTGAGCGTTTACAAGACCTTAAAGAAAAGGGAATCCGATTAATTCACGAAGTGCCAAAGCCTGGTGCTCACGGCAATTTAGTCGCTTTCTTACATCCTAAATCAACAAATGGGGTATTGTTAGAGCTCTGTCAGCCGGGAAAGGATGAGCATCATCGGAATGGCGAGTAA